In Pyrus communis chromosome 11, drPyrComm1.1, whole genome shotgun sequence, the sequence AAAGTAGAAAGAATAAACTATGAATTCCAGAAAGTTCAGCAGGATTTTACCTGCTTTCCAAGGTACAGAAGTCCAAGGCTGAGGGGAATCAACCGAGCAAGGGGCTCCCCCAACTCGGAGTCACTTCGATCCATTAGTGCAAATATGATTGCCTGAGCAACCTCTTCATTGCAGGAACCAACGTATACCAACCCCAATGAGATTGCAGTAAATGCAACCACGTCAAGGGGGGCTTTTGCATCATTAAGTATAGGAGTCAGCTTACTACGTATCTGAAAAAAGAAGGATAAGTTAGCtttaaatggaaattaacgTATAACAACAGATCAATCCAGACTCTAACCAAACTAACAAACTCCTGCATCAGCACATCCAAGGGCAGTAGTGATTAAAGAAGGTTTGACCGACTCTTCTCATGTGATTCTTGAGCCAAGAATGATACATAGAGTAGGCCCATTGTAAATGGAAAATTTTCTGTGGCCTGCCAGATATATCAACAAGAAAAAGCCAAGAAACTTTACCTGCTCATTCTGAGAACCAGCATATGCAATCCCAAGGCCCATTATAGCACCAATCCGGATAGATGGATCCTCTCTATCAATGTACTCGCCGAGAAGTGCCAGCGCCTGTAAAAGGAATTAAGATTCAGAGATACATTTCAAATGTTATATTCCGTAGATGAAAAGATAGAGGTACGCACAGGATCACAATCATTCTTGATACCGCAATTAACAATCCCAACCCCTAATAATGCACCAGCAATAACATGGGTATCGTTGCTGTGGAAGTACTTGTCAATTTGGGCGAGTCCAGAGTCAACATCCCACAATAAAATCATACCCTGTCAAGAAGAATAACAAAGAATATTGTAAAATGAAGTTAAAACTAAGATGATAAAATGAGCAAGAATGAGCAAGGTAATATAGTCATGCATACCAGACTTGCTGCAGCACTGGTCTTCCCATGCTCTTTATTCTTGAAAAGCCAGTTTCCTGAAGAGCCTCCACTTGAGGCATCTGATGGGACTGTCATCAACTTATCCTGCACCAAAAAGAAGTACCAAAGACTGCATGtcaatcaactccaaaaatcgtCAACTTTTTAACAGATACATCAAGTGTAAAAAATTTTACCTGACCAAATCCAGCATTTACAAAAGCGTTAACAAATGTTGCAGCCAAGTTCTGTCTTGCTGAATCAACACTAGCACCAGCACTTGCACGGCCATCAAGTAAGTGTGCCTAAATGAAAATTCCAATACAATATAATTATCAGAAAAGGGATAAGAAGGATGATATAAATTACACAACTGCAATgaacaaaatataattataCTGCATTTATTTTCTCTCACCACACATCCCACAAACATTATAGACATGCATATCAGTGTAGATCAAGCATTACAAATAATCAGAAGTTCAAACCTTGTAGATATCCTCTGGAGTTTTGGCCTCCATGACCTCAATATCACGAGCAAGAGTAAGATAACCTTCACTTAGCTTGGTATTGTTGATAATCTCCTGCAATACTTCCCTGTCATCATCCTCCGCAACCATCTCATCATCAAGCTCAAAACTAATACCCTGCATGAAATATAAATgcgattaaaaatattatatttaagtAAACAAGCATAAAAAATATACCATACGACATTACTGTCCAATGTTACCTTTCAGGAAAAATGCACAAAATACTTCCAAGGCTAATTCATATCGCTTAAGCAATGACACCTAACTACATGCACCCACTTATCTTATAATAACAAgccaaagagagagaaagaacaaGGAACAAGAGGATACACTACCCCACCCAGAACAAACCCATCACAGTTCACTCTCCCTGTCAAGGAATCAAGCTAAAATCGCACCATGAGTGTATCATGAGAAGAGAATATAAATAACTCTCAGAACATAGATTAGAACATAGTTTAACAAGGAACATAAGCATGCATTCCTTCATGTAAAGAGggaaatgaaaaataacgaaAATTCAACACTTACATGTCGAGCAAGGATGTAGCAAAATTGCTTTTTACGAAGCAGATCATCACATGATGTAAAGACGTTCTTTATATTCTGCATACATACAATCATGATTGTTAGTACCAATTCATTAGAAATATGTAAAGACCAGATACAGGTAATGACATATGCAACATATACATTCTGCAAAGTTCTCATTTCACAGAGAAATAATCCTCTCTCTgacacaaaagaaaatgaacagtTGCATACTCAACTATAATTTATGAATACATGTTTCAAACAATACTATATAAATACATGTTTCAAGAAATATCAAAACTATTGCATAGCACAAACCTGCATGTTATCAAGGAACAGTGCAATCTGAAGTGCATTTGGATATTCttcaaatttcatatatattgTGTATGCAATATCCAGAACTAGAACATCATCTGGTCCAGGAAGGTATCTGCAAAACGTAAAATAAGCAGAAAAAACTCAGCAACTGGGGAGAAGAGTCAAGGAGAATAAAAGATCAAATAATACAATGGCACCTGGCGGCGACTTAATATATGatatacaaaaatatgaaatgaaGAGTCTCACGAGTATATAAAAGCATCTGGTGCACAATATTCTGTGACTATAAGGATAAAAAACATGGCATGTTATTTTTTAACAGCCAAATTCCGCAACTGAAACCTTTAAAATGTTTTATGGTAATGCACCACTAGAAATGGAATTTTTGGCAATTAATAACAGGAAAGTTGAAACAATAGAGAAAAGCAAtagaatcaaatttcaaagtcGATAGGTCAGTTCTAGGGCATAGATAGACTCTAAATCTAATTTTCTGAGGTAAACTGGGTAAAATGCATACTGAGCCTCCTAAAAGAGATTTATACTAGTGTTAGTAAGCCTAGCATCCTAGTCCTTGTTTGCTTAACTAACAATTCAACCCTACCCCTGTGAAATGCTTCAAAAATGATCCGAACACTTAAAAAGCCTAATAAATACGATCTGCCAAactaaatacaaaataaatttcagacaagaaagaagaaaataactCAAAAGCTAAACTAACTAGAATGCAATCCAAATTGGAAAGCAGGTCCACTTGGTATTGAAAAGTCTTGTAGATGCTCTAACATCATCCCCCAAAGAAGCAAAATCAAAGAATTTGGAAAAACTAAGTCCTTAGGCAGGTATGGTCATATGTAGTAGGTGCATATATAGGAACAACACCGTATATTTCCTCCACATCTGATGCTATGAGcttgtttaaagaaaaattcAGCTATCAACTTAAATCGGACTTCTGAGTAGTGAGAAACTATGCCACTTTTTACCCCAAAAGAATGTCACATGCAAATAGAATTTCTTTACTTCATCTGCTTACCTTGCTGAACTGGTGAGGTAGAGACAGGTCCtcttaaaatttgttttatcaACATGCTCAATTAACAGATCAAGGTCTTCAACCTGGCATTGGTCAAACTATCAGGCCCAAGAAGAAAGGGATAGAACAAAAAAGCTTCACAGGCAAAAGAATATTgaagaattaattaataaattttaccTCCATTAAAAGGTCGACAGCTTCAGGTTCAGCATTGTGCTGCAATGCAGAACAAATAATTAGAAGCAAAACCAAAACAGTTTCCCAATTGAAAATTGTCTACTGTTTACAAATTTGGATTTTCTATCTTCCAGATGGAAATTTACCCATTCAATTGAATTAAATGGCTTGAAGTGCATCAACAAGAGCAGTTcaacttttgaaattttgtgAACAATGTATTATAATCCACTTGAAGGCTTCAAGCTGAATGACTAAATATTGCTGCATTTAAGtacttgttggaacgtttttataTACATTTCCAAGCTTTTGTTTGCAATGGGAAAGATAATACAAGGTAGAACTCTACTTAGAACACAAATGAACCGGAGCCTGATTTGGCTTTACATCCAACCCAACTTCAGCGAGGCATTTTTAAATTATCTCGTATTTGTGTAACTTGATCGTCTACTCTagttagaaggaaaaaaaattcaaggcGTAAACATGTTATGAATCTTACCTTCAtgttttttgagaagaaactataacagtttattaaaaaagaaaagtgaaatacacagaagtggataagaaatccaccaaaAACAGAACAAGAAAATCTCTCAAGAGGATCTGATTACAAGTAGGAAAACCTCAACCAAAATCACTTTACAACTGCTAACATATCCCACAGTATGTgagaaagagagtaattcttaaaATCATTTGAAACTGAAGCCCAGAGGGCTGCCCAATATCTTACCTTCATGTGAAAAGCAACAATTTGCTGCACTAGTTCCATTAGTTCTTCAATTGAGGCCTCTTCACTCTGTTACAAGTATAACAAAGTAAAATTtagaataaatttttataagGAGACCATAAACAATGACATGAAACATTAAAAGTCTCGTCTCGCTTATTTATTGACAAATCACCCCAGAAACAAATTTAAGGATACCAAGAATAGATAAGTAAAATAAGATATGGCTAAGAAGCTAATATCCACATGGGATACTGGTATTGAACACAATCCAACACCACAGCATGTCGTATACATCAACAGAAACAAATGACCATATCCCTGGACCCTAGCTACATTAATCAAGCGTGTGCTAATCTCAATTTCACAAGTAAACAATAAAGAAATGATTAAGAACAATGTAAAAAATATGCTCCGAACAACCTAACATAACtttccaaataaaatttttactATTTCATATGCACAGAATAGATATCAAACCTGTCGCTTAGCAAACTCCTGAGCAATTTCGCCAGCTAAGTTCCTGATTAGAAACAAGAAAGTCAATCATTAGTGAGCAAATTTATCTTTATATATGCCACTTCTGAATACACATTCAAACATTACTCCTAAGGACCTTTAAAACCCCAAAAAAGCCTAAATAGGTTGGGAATTGTGATACTATAATACCATAAAATTTCCGAAGTGGAAAGTTCTAAAGTAGATTAGTCTGACCTGACATATTCGTGTCCCCATGAACCAATATCACCCTCTGAACCCAACAATCTGTACTTCAAGCTTTCCTGTAAGTGGTGGGCATATACACAAGATGAATACAAAAGTTTTGAATATCACAAAGAAGGTGAACCAGAACTATAATGAACAAGGATACTAGTATAAATACAATAACCTAAACCAACCAACAAGGAGAATAATTGAacagaaattttaaaataatctaGCATACCCGTTCTCCCTCAGCTGACATGGTAAGtgccaaaacggacaatatatCTGCTAGGTATTTCTGCGAGTAAGAGAAGGTAGATTGATTAAACTACAGTGAACTATTAAAGTTGGCGGGGTACAAATACATGAACTATACATATTCTATGAGAAATAGATGAGTATACCTTCAACTCTGATTCTGCCATTGTTTCATAGTAAGCTTTTAGAGTTCCATAATGCGGGCGTAGATACTTTAATGGTTTTGGAACTGAAGTCATGGAGCTAGTTGAGGTACGGATTTCCTGCCTATGAGATGAAATTTTGTGTGAGGCCACACCATATGAGATAAAACTATATAAGAAAAGATTACTGGTTCCAATCCGGGTATGAAGCATGGTAACTTCCAtgtaatagtaaaaaaaatgaacataacAAATCAATCACTTTCTACACTGACCAAAGATTGCAGATGACTATCAAGTGTAAATTGCATTTATAATATCAGGTGTAAATTGCATTTATAACATAATAATCATACACACATCACAGCCATAATGGTGTTGGTCAGAGTTAGAAAACCACTCTGATTTTCATAAATTTACGTTTTCTAGAGAGTCTAGATTCAACAGTATTCAAGCGACAAAACAATTTCCCACCAAAAAACCTTTTGGATCTTTATAGTGCAATATATACTGCTGACTACCAATTCCTCTTTGCAGATTCACgaggaagaaaaatgaaataccCCAAAGCCAACCCCTCTTTACCTTTGTTTCTTTaccataaaaacaaataatcatAAATATAAAGGGCTCAAAGACGCATTTCTTTCATTCAGTGGCCCTGTAGCCATAACTTAAAAGATAGTAGATAAAGCATCAAGAAATTCAGTTCACTGTAGACGAAAATATTACATTTATACTCAGCTCCCTTTTGAGAATATCAAGTAACTTTCACTTAGAATTTCATAAATATTCTATTTCTACACATTTTTCTATTCCCTTAAAAACAGCTcaataaaaattgaaacttgaaataaagtATAGAATATAGTTCACACAGACAGTGATTACAGGAGAGGTAGAAAATAGGCGACATAGGATCCGATTACCCATAGTGCCATAGACAGGGAAGGGTATTTTATAAGCTAATTACACTACAAACCATGTTGCTTGATTATCAATTACTGACTTTTAAGGGGACAAAAAGGGTCTACCTCATACTCTCCAGAGCATTTTTCTGCACACCAGGATCAGTATCCTGAACCCTCTCGACGTACAACTCTAATTGGTTCTTCAACTCCAAATCCTCCTCAGACTGCACGAGAATCCAATGCAG encodes:
- the LOC137749493 gene encoding 26S proteasome non-ATPase regulatory subunit 2 homolog A translates to MAPQDPNAPSGSGSGKRSEDSVKVPATDLKKKDDKKDEDLSEEDLELKNQLELYVERVQDTDPGVQKNALESMRQEIRTSTSSMTSVPKPLKYLRPHYGTLKAYYETMAESELKKYLADILSVLALTMSAEGERESLKYRLLGSEGDIGSWGHEYVRNLAGEIAQEFAKRQSEEASIEELMELVQQIVAFHMKHNAEPEAVDLLMEVEDLDLLIEHVDKTNFKRTCLYLTSSARYLPGPDDVLVLDIAYTIYMKFEEYPNALQIALFLDNMQNIKNVFTSCDDLLRKKQFCYILARHGISFELDDEMVAEDDDREVLQEIINNTKLSEGYLTLARDIEVMEAKTPEDIYKAHLLDGRASAGASVDSARQNLAATFVNAFVNAGFGQDKLMTVPSDASSGGSSGNWLFKNKEHGKTSAAASLGMILLWDVDSGLAQIDKYFHSNDTHVIAGALLGVGIVNCGIKNDCDPALALLGEYIDREDPSIRIGAIMGLGIAYAGSQNEQIRSKLTPILNDAKAPLDVVAFTAISLGLVYVGSCNEEVAQAIIFALMDRSDSELGEPLARLIPLSLGLLYLGKQESVEATAEVSKTFNEKIRKHCDMTLLSCAYAGTGNVLKVQNLLGHCSQHLEKNETHQGPAVLGIAMISMAEELGVEMAIRSLEHLLQYGEQNIRRAVPLALGLLCISNPKVNVMDTLSRLSHDTDSEVAMAAVISLGLLGAGTNNARIAGMLRNLSSYYYKDASLLFCVRIAQGLVHLGKGLLTLNPYHSDRFLLSPTALAGIITVLHACLDMKAIILAKYHYILYFITLAMQPRMLLTVDENLKPLSVPVRVGQAVDVVGQAGRPKTITGFQTHSTPVLLAAGDRAELATEKYIPLSPILEGFVILKENPDYREDN